In Dyadobacter subterraneus, a single genomic region encodes these proteins:
- a CDS encoding carboxypeptidase regulatory-like domain-containing protein: protein MRKLLSSFLLIISFASSAQTLSTGSLKISGLVVSELTGDPIPYCQITYQTNIGTRSDSSGNFQIIDLPSGVYKIYFQALDRGSNDTLVTIGNTDLLGLDWPVHTSCTEINQNCALFDISIGKLKLFLQSGDPPITYFSQKRFSKKYKVQFYEFGDLIQYPFDCLVMYNQAVFQHLDNKFGRHWRKDFRPNVPGYK from the coding sequence ATGCGTAAGCTGCTATCATCGTTTTTATTAATTATATCATTCGCGTCGAGTGCTCAAACGTTATCCACTGGATCGCTAAAAATATCAGGTCTGGTCGTTTCAGAGTTAACCGGTGACCCAATTCCATATTGTCAGATTACCTATCAAACTAATATAGGTACACGTAGTGACAGCTCAGGCAATTTTCAAATTATAGATTTACCTTCCGGTGTTTATAAAATTTACTTTCAAGCCTTAGATCGAGGCAGTAATGATACTCTTGTAACTATAGGAAATACGGACCTCCTTGGTTTGGATTGGCCAGTCCATACCAGTTGCACTGAAATAAATCAGAACTGCGCTCTATTCGATATTAGTATTGGTAAGTTAAAATTGTTCTTACAGAGTGGTGATCCTCCCATTACTTACTTTAGTCAAAAGCGTTTTAGTAAGAAGTATAAAGTCCAGTTTTACGAATTTGGGGATTTGATTCAATATCCATTTGACTGTTTGGTAATGTACAACCAAGCAGTTTTTCAACATTTAGATAATAAATTTGGAAGACACTGGCGCAAAGATTTTCGTCCCAACGTACCAGGATATAAATGA
- a CDS encoding serine hydrolase domain-containing protein codes for MSALTGIAIDKGLIKSVSDPVLPFFPEYQINNNSDAKQRITIENLLANQSGLDCDITNSQAVGSETDMDYSADWVKYTLDLPMSDVPGGKGMYCSGNPITVGRIIEKQTKLKLPEFARQTLFSPLGITKFDWYFQPDSSSAETYCQLSLRPRDMAKFGLLYLNKGKWNNKQLISEDWITASLTKHSVVQNVNYGYLWWLKYLNAGGTRFDGFAAQGNGGQRIYIWPAQNMVTIITGGNFNQQSPADELLAKYILKGFTNYR; via the coding sequence ATTTCTGCTTTAACCGGAATAGCGATTGACAAGGGATTGATCAAAAGTGTAAGTGACCCTGTTTTACCTTTTTTTCCTGAATACCAGATTAACAACAACTCAGATGCAAAGCAGAGGATAACCATTGAAAACCTATTAGCTAACCAAAGTGGGCTGGATTGTGATATAACCAATTCACAAGCGGTGGGCAGTGAAACCGATATGGATTATTCTGCGGATTGGGTAAAATATACATTGGATTTACCCATGAGTGATGTCCCGGGAGGTAAGGGGATGTATTGCTCCGGCAACCCTATAACGGTTGGACGAATTATTGAAAAGCAAACTAAGTTAAAGCTTCCTGAATTTGCAAGACAAACGTTGTTCTCGCCACTAGGCATTACCAAATTTGATTGGTACTTTCAGCCAGATTCTTCGAGTGCTGAAACCTATTGTCAGCTTTCACTACGCCCACGAGATATGGCTAAATTCGGTCTGTTATACCTAAACAAAGGTAAGTGGAATAATAAACAACTAATTTCTGAGGATTGGATTACTGCATCTTTAACAAAGCATTCGGTAGTACAAAATGTAAATTACGGTTATTTGTGGTGGTTGAAATATTTGAACGCCGGGGGCACACGGTTTGATGGTTTCGCCGCTCAGGGTAATGGAGGTCAGCGAATTTATATTTGGCCTGCGCAAAACATGGTTACAATAATTACAGGTGGCAATTTTAATCAGCAGTCGCCGGCTGATGAGCTCTTAGCCAAATACATTCTGAAGGGGTTTACAAATTACCGTTAA
- a CDS encoding polysaccharide deacetylase family protein: protein MKIEFLLVTLVMYSIAGFGIDAQVVSNNRPKIAFTFDDGQTNDFPGYKLVEWNELLISHLRKHRVKVILFSSGANKTDEKGKYVLSSWNKAGHLIGNHTLTHPNFNSKNTSLDDFKREFVANDSIIKQYSNFYPYFRFPYLKEGNTTGKVSGFREVMKKSGYKNGHVSIDASDWYIDSRLVKRLRENPKADVSGYRAYYKDHLMSRALYYDSLSTKLTGRKISHVILLHHNLAAALFLDDLIQHFKENGWEVVDADVAYQDKIYQEMPSIVPAGESLVWALAKQSGKFEGVLRYPAEDVVYERPMMDKLGL, encoded by the coding sequence ATGAAAATTGAATTTTTGCTGGTAACACTGGTAATGTATTCCATTGCTGGATTTGGGATAGACGCTCAGGTCGTCTCCAATAACAGGCCCAAAATAGCTTTTACTTTTGACGACGGGCAAACAAACGATTTTCCCGGATATAAATTGGTAGAATGGAACGAGTTGTTGATCAGCCATTTGCGAAAGCATCGCGTGAAAGTTATCCTTTTTTCATCAGGTGCCAATAAAACCGATGAAAAGGGGAAATATGTATTGTCGAGCTGGAACAAGGCGGGACATCTGATTGGAAATCACACATTGACCCATCCCAATTTCAACAGCAAGAATACCAGTCTTGATGATTTCAAGCGGGAGTTTGTAGCTAATGATTCGATCATCAAGCAGTATTCCAATTTCTATCCCTACTTTCGGTTTCCCTATCTGAAAGAAGGTAATACAACTGGAAAAGTAAGTGGGTTCAGGGAGGTTATGAAGAAAAGTGGATACAAAAATGGGCATGTTTCAATCGATGCATCTGATTGGTACATTGACAGTCGGCTGGTAAAGCGGTTAAGGGAGAATCCCAAAGCTGATGTTTCGGGGTACCGAGCTTACTATAAGGATCACCTGATGAGCCGCGCCTTATACTATGATTCACTTTCGACCAAACTAACTGGTAGAAAAATAAGCCACGTCATACTGCTACATCATAACCTGGCTGCTGCTCTCTTCCTGGACGATTTGATCCAGCATTTTAAAGAAAACGGATGGGAAGTCGTAGATGCTGATGTGGCTTATCAAGATAAAATCTACCAAGAAATGCCTTCTATCGTTCCGGCGGGAGAAAGCCTTGTCTGGGCACTTGCAAAGCAATCCGGTAAATTTGAAGGTGTGCTGCGATACCCGGCAGAAGATGTTGTTTATGAAAGGCCGATGATGGATAAACTAGGCTTATGA